One genomic window of Bradyrhizobium sp. B124 includes the following:
- the ccoG gene encoding cytochrome c oxidase accessory protein CcoG translates to MALTIEIDHAKTRAKAAAAAGQPVVPQSVRGTIRRIKWGVLLLTLSIYYVTPFIRWDRGPNAPDQAVLLDFANGRLYAFFVEIWPQDLYLVTGLLVFAATILILTNALAGRLWCGFACPQTVWTDLFLLVERLIEGDRRLRLKNRGASLTPKRAAQIVAKHGAWLLISFATGGTLIFYFTDAPGLLRGFASGEVSTNALTWIVVFAGTTYGLAGFARDQVCTFMCPWPRLQGAIWDPEAYTVNYRDYRGELRTSAKKAAAVRLEGKPAGDCVDCGQCVAVCPIGIDIREGPNFACINCGLCVDACDGVMSKLGRARGLIDYESWTNIERGRRKEAPVNRLVRPKTIGLTAASLALAGIIMVAFATKTTAILSVQHDRDPVAVKLSGGSLRNAYTVKLLNKSSAPHTYALSVSSVDAKLAIVGVQTGSSVVVGPETSEALRVTLTGSADGQGDVVFAARDETGAVLSAKDRFVDR, encoded by the coding sequence ATGGCCCTTACCATCGAGATCGATCACGCCAAGACCCGCGCGAAGGCCGCGGCCGCCGCCGGCCAGCCGGTCGTGCCCCAGTCCGTCAGGGGCACGATCCGCCGGATCAAGTGGGGCGTCCTGCTCCTGACGTTGTCGATCTACTACGTCACGCCGTTCATCCGTTGGGACCGCGGGCCCAACGCACCGGACCAGGCTGTCCTGCTCGACTTCGCCAACGGCCGCCTTTACGCCTTCTTCGTCGAGATCTGGCCGCAGGACCTCTATCTCGTCACCGGCCTGTTGGTGTTCGCGGCCACCATCCTGATCCTGACCAATGCGCTTGCGGGTCGCCTGTGGTGCGGCTTCGCCTGTCCGCAGACGGTCTGGACCGACCTGTTCCTGCTGGTCGAGCGGCTGATCGAAGGTGATCGCCGCCTGCGCCTGAAGAACAGAGGTGCGTCCCTGACTCCGAAGCGGGCGGCTCAGATCGTCGCGAAGCACGGGGCCTGGCTGCTGATCTCCTTCGCGACCGGCGGTACGCTGATCTTCTACTTCACCGATGCGCCGGGCCTGCTGCGGGGCTTCGCTTCCGGAGAGGTGTCCACGAACGCGTTGACCTGGATCGTCGTCTTCGCCGGCACGACCTACGGCCTGGCCGGCTTCGCGCGCGACCAGGTCTGCACCTTCATGTGTCCGTGGCCCCGGCTGCAGGGCGCGATCTGGGATCCGGAGGCGTACACTGTCAATTATCGCGACTATCGCGGTGAACTGCGGACGTCTGCGAAGAAGGCTGCGGCAGTCCGGCTCGAGGGCAAGCCCGCCGGCGACTGCGTCGATTGCGGCCAGTGCGTCGCCGTCTGTCCGATCGGTATCGACATCCGCGAGGGACCGAACTTCGCATGCATCAACTGCGGGCTCTGCGTCGATGCCTGCGACGGGGTCATGTCCAAACTCGGCCGTGCCCGTGGTCTAATCGACTACGAAAGCTGGACCAACATCGAGCGAGGCCGTCGGAAGGAGGCGCCGGTCAACCGTCTGGTGCGGCCGAAGACGATCGGCCTGACGGCCGCAAGCCTCGCGCTTGCCGGCATCATCATGGTCGCGTTCGCGACCAAGACCACGGCTATCCTTTCGGTCCAGCACGACCGGGATCCCGTGGCGGTCAAGCTCTCGGGCGGCTCGCTGCGTAACGCCTACACGGTGAAGCTTCTGAACAAGTCGTCGGCTCCGCACACCTACGCGCTGTCCGTCAGCAGCGTCGACGCCAAACTCGCCATCGTGGGCGTCCAGACAGGTTCGTCCGTCGTGGTCGGGCCCGAGACTTCCGAAGCGTTGCGGGTCACTTTGACGGGGTCGGCGGACGGTCAGGGTGACGTCGTATTCGCAGCCCGGGACGAGACCGGTGCCGTCCTTTCGGCAAAGGACAGATTCGTCGATCGATGA
- a CDS encoding metal-sulfur cluster assembly factor has product MTSELVDRVRDALRVVIDPELGENIVDLGFVYDITAEAGAVRITMTATTPGCPATGFLREGAQAAASAVSGVVSADVTMTFEPAWDPSHIEPAVRASLGFAAVN; this is encoded by the coding sequence ATGACCAGCGAACTCGTCGACCGCGTGCGCGATGCGCTGCGGGTCGTGATCGATCCGGAACTCGGCGAGAACATCGTCGATCTCGGGTTCGTCTACGACATCACCGCCGAGGCAGGGGCGGTCCGGATCACGATGACGGCGACGACCCCGGGATGCCCGGCGACCGGTTTCCTGAGGGAAGGGGCACAGGCTGCCGCGTCCGCCGTCTCAGGGGTCGTCTCTGCCGACGTGACGATGACGTTCGAGCCGGCCTGGGACCCATCCCACATCGAACCCGCCGTCCGGGCCTCTCTCGGCTTCGCCGCAGTGAACTGA
- a CDS encoding DUF2249 domain-containing protein, whose translation MSIMTQYIDVDVRPILRAGGEPFSVIMSALENLAPGQGLRLYATFKPIPLFAVMQKKGFAHTEQALEGGEWEVLFTPAETQPDEPAAAASNFDNWPDPAVTLDNRDLDPPEPMVRILAEADKLGPGETLSALLRREPVFLFPQLEKRGFRWLGGFTSDGTAYELTVRAPS comes from the coding sequence ATGAGCATCATGACCCAGTACATCGACGTCGACGTCCGTCCGATCCTGCGCGCTGGAGGCGAGCCGTTCTCGGTGATCATGTCGGCGCTGGAGAACCTCGCGCCGGGGCAGGGATTGCGCCTTTACGCGACGTTCAAGCCGATTCCTCTGTTCGCGGTGATGCAGAAGAAAGGTTTCGCGCACACCGAACAGGCTCTCGAAGGCGGCGAGTGGGAAGTCCTCTTCACTCCAGCCGAGACGCAGCCCGATGAGCCCGCGGCGGCGGCATCGAACTTCGACAACTGGCCAGACCCCGCCGTCACGCTGGACAACCGGGATCTCGACCCTCCGGAGCCGATGGTCCGGATCCTCGCGGAAGCGGACAAACTCGGGCCCGGCGAGACATTGTCGGCACTGCTGCGCCGGGAGCCGGTGTTCCTGTTTCCGCAACTCGAAAAGCGTGGTTTCCGCTGGCTCGGAGGCTTCACTTCGGACGGCACCGCCTACGAACTGACCGTCCGGGCCCCATCATGA